The Desulfohalovibrio reitneri genome contains a region encoding:
- a CDS encoding class I SAM-dependent methyltransferase gives MPWERARYDRVAALYDLMEWPLERLVFARLRPLAVERASGRVLEVGVGTGKNLPLYPGGVELTGIDVSPAMLRRARERSHAEGGTRDLRVMDARDMSFADNRFDTVVSCLVLCSIAEQDRALNEMRRVLVPGGMAVFLEHQRSASPWVNRLLRLAGMVTGPLLGDSMQADTESNIRAACFAVNERRTWLAETLRLLVCTLEK, from the coding sequence ATGCCTTGGGAACGAGCCAGATACGACCGTGTGGCGGCCCTTTACGACCTGATGGAATGGCCGCTGGAACGGCTGGTCTTCGCGCGGCTGCGGCCTCTGGCGGTGGAGCGCGCAAGCGGCCGCGTGCTGGAGGTGGGCGTGGGAACGGGAAAGAATCTGCCCCTGTATCCGGGCGGGGTGGAGCTTACCGGCATCGACGTCAGCCCGGCCATGCTGCGGCGGGCCCGCGAGCGCAGCCACGCGGAGGGCGGTACCCGCGACCTCCGGGTGATGGACGCGCGAGACATGTCCTTCGCGGACAACCGCTTCGACACCGTGGTCTCCTGCCTGGTGCTCTGCTCCATCGCCGAGCAGGATCGGGCCCTGAACGAGATGCGGCGGGTGCTTGTTCCCGGCGGAATGGCGGTGTTCCTGGAGCATCAGCGCTCCGCCTCGCCCTGGGTGAACCGGCTTCTGCGCCTGGCCGGAATGGTGACGGGCCCCTTGCTGGGCGACTCCATGCAGGCGGACACCGAGTCGAACATCCGCGCCGCCTGTTTCGCGGTGAACGAGCGGCGGACCTGGCTGGCTGAGACCCTGCGGCTTTTGGTATGCACCTTGGAAAAGTGA
- the lepA gene encoding translation elongation factor 4: MDTSRIRNFSIIAHIDHGKSTLADRILEITGQMGDRDKRDQFLDRMDLERERGITIKAQTVRLPYKARDGQEYLLNLIDTPGHVDFSYEVSRSLAACDGALLVVDATQGVEAQTLANVYLALDHDLEVIPVLNKIDLPSAEPERVALEIEEGIGLDCSDSLYVSAKTGQGVEDVLERIVRDIPPPRCTPDAPLRALIFDSWYDSYQGVVVLFRVLDGTIKSGQRIMMHSNKAEFEVTDLGVFAPNTTMVKELGPGEVGFLTASIKDLDEARVGDTITDPRNPTQQPFPGFQKIKPMVFCGLYPTEPSEYEPLKGALEKLQLNDAAFSYEPEVSQALGFGFRCGFLGLLHMEIIQERLEREFQTSLIATAPSVAYSVTTTEDETFEIDNPTRLPEPTEIKELAEPWVRMEIHVPGEHVGGVVKLCEERRGEQQDMRYLTTNRVIVTYALPFAEIVFDFFDKLKSMTRGYASMDYEVTGYRVSNLVKLDILINGDKVDAMACIVHRDSAAHVGRKLALKLKRAIPRQMFEVVIQAAIGNRIVARERVAPMRKNVTAKCYGGDITRKRKLLEKQKEGKKRMKKMGNVEVPQEAFLAALRTDED, from the coding sequence ATGGACACCAGCCGCATTCGCAATTTCAGCATCATCGCGCACATCGACCACGGCAAATCCACGCTGGCCGACCGGATCCTGGAGATCACGGGCCAGATGGGCGACCGGGACAAGCGCGACCAGTTTTTGGACCGCATGGACCTGGAGCGTGAGCGCGGCATCACCATCAAGGCGCAGACGGTGCGTCTGCCCTACAAGGCGCGCGACGGGCAGGAGTATCTGCTGAACCTCATCGACACGCCGGGCCACGTGGACTTTTCCTACGAGGTGTCGCGGTCGCTGGCCGCCTGCGACGGCGCGCTGCTGGTGGTGGACGCCACCCAGGGCGTGGAGGCGCAGACCCTGGCCAACGTCTACCTGGCGCTGGACCACGACCTGGAAGTCATCCCGGTTCTGAACAAGATCGACCTGCCCTCGGCCGAGCCGGAGCGGGTGGCCTTGGAGATCGAGGAGGGCATCGGCCTGGACTGCTCCGATTCCCTGTACGTCTCCGCTAAGACGGGCCAGGGCGTGGAGGACGTGCTGGAGCGCATCGTCCGCGACATTCCCCCGCCGCGCTGCACCCCGGACGCCCCGTTGCGGGCGCTGATCTTCGACTCCTGGTACGACTCCTACCAGGGCGTGGTGGTGCTCTTCCGCGTGCTGGACGGCACCATCAAGTCGGGCCAGCGCATCATGATGCACTCCAACAAGGCGGAGTTCGAAGTCACCGACCTGGGCGTGTTCGCGCCCAACACCACCATGGTCAAGGAGCTGGGTCCGGGCGAGGTCGGTTTCCTGACCGCCTCCATCAAGGACCTGGACGAAGCGAGGGTGGGCGACACCATCACCGACCCGCGCAACCCCACCCAGCAGCCGTTCCCGGGATTCCAGAAGATCAAGCCCATGGTATTCTGCGGGCTGTACCCCACAGAGCCGTCCGAGTACGAGCCGCTCAAGGGCGCGCTGGAGAAGCTGCAGCTCAACGACGCGGCCTTCTCCTACGAGCCGGAGGTCTCCCAGGCGCTTGGCTTCGGCTTCCGCTGCGGCTTCCTGGGCCTGTTGCACATGGAGATCATCCAGGAGCGGCTGGAGCGGGAGTTCCAGACCTCGCTCATCGCCACCGCCCCGTCCGTGGCCTACAGCGTGACCACCACCGAGGACGAGACCTTCGAGATCGACAACCCCACCCGGCTGCCGGAGCCCACGGAGATCAAGGAACTGGCCGAGCCGTGGGTGCGCATGGAGATCCACGTGCCCGGCGAGCACGTGGGCGGGGTGGTCAAGCTGTGCGAGGAGCGGCGCGGCGAGCAGCAGGACATGCGCTACCTGACCACCAACCGGGTCATTGTGACCTACGCCCTGCCCTTCGCCGAGATCGTCTTCGACTTTTTCGACAAGCTGAAGTCCATGACCCGGGGCTACGCCTCCATGGACTACGAGGTGACGGGCTACCGGGTCTCCAACCTGGTCAAGCTGGACATCCTCATCAACGGCGACAAGGTGGACGCCATGGCCTGCATCGTCCACCGCGACTCCGCCGCCCATGTGGGCCGCAAGCTGGCGCTGAAGCTCAAGCGGGCCATCCCCAGGCAGATGTTCGAGGTGGTCATCCAGGCGGCCATCGGCAACCGCATCGTCGCCCGCGAGCGGGTGGCCCCCATGCGCAAGAACGTTACCGCCAAGTGCTACGGCGGCGACATCACCCGTAAGCGCAAGCTGCTGGAAAAGCAGAAGGAAGGCAAAAAGCGCATGAAGAAGATGGGCAATGTTGAAGTGCCCCAGGAAGCCTTCCTGGCCGCGCTGCGGACCGACGAGGACTAG
- a CDS encoding TraR/DksA family transcriptional regulator, giving the protein MNESQKERMRAAIAEQIEKTRAELADMEERAQPVSLDEPIGRLSRMDSITNQGVMHQAVQQARTKLQKLQNALERVESDPEFGLCEECGEPINPRRLAAMPESELCINCAE; this is encoded by the coding sequence ATGAACGAATCGCAGAAGGAGCGCATGCGCGCGGCCATCGCGGAACAAATCGAGAAAACGCGGGCCGAGTTGGCCGACATGGAGGAGCGCGCCCAGCCGGTATCGCTGGACGAGCCCATCGGCCGGCTTTCGCGTATGGATTCCATTACGAATCAGGGCGTTATGCACCAGGCGGTGCAGCAGGCCAGGACCAAATTGCAAAAGTTGCAGAACGCGCTGGAGCGCGTGGAGTCGGACCCGGAGTTCGGCTTGTGCGAGGAGTGCGGCGAGCCGATCAACCCCAGGCGGTTGGCGGCTATGCCGGAGTCCGAGCTGTGCATCAACTGCGCTGAGTAG
- a CDS encoding LysR substrate-binding domain-containing protein, translated as MGETISTDLLRTFAAVADTGGFTRAAARVNRSQSAVSQQIKRLEEEAGGPLFLRGASLSLTPRGERLLAYARRILLLHDQALAELAEPKMAGLVRLGASEDYAVRFLPEILEGFARSHPNVEVHVRCEPGTRLRGRLEEGKLDLAVCQMHDPAEGREVILHEPTVWIGSPAHQVHRLSPLPLAVYHRGCHVRSWAAAALEAMGRPYRIALSSPSISAIRAAVQAGLAVAPVPRSSASPEHRFLTAGDGLPDLPGLTTVLLRSHQPAGPSDSLAEHIKRAFARHA; from the coding sequence ATGGGCGAGACCATTTCCACGGACCTGCTGCGGACGTTCGCGGCCGTGGCCGACACCGGGGGCTTCACCCGGGCGGCGGCGCGGGTGAACCGCTCCCAGTCCGCGGTCAGTCAGCAGATCAAGCGGCTGGAGGAGGAGGCGGGCGGGCCGCTGTTCCTGCGCGGGGCAAGCCTGTCGTTGACCCCGCGCGGCGAGCGGTTGCTGGCCTATGCCCGCCGCATCCTGCTCCTGCACGACCAGGCCCTGGCCGAGCTGGCCGAGCCGAAGATGGCCGGGCTGGTGCGGCTGGGGGCCAGCGAGGACTATGCCGTGCGCTTCCTGCCGGAGATTCTGGAGGGGTTCGCCCGCAGCCATCCCAACGTGGAGGTGCATGTGCGCTGCGAACCCGGCACACGGCTGCGCGGGAGGCTGGAGGAAGGCAAGCTGGACTTGGCCGTCTGTCAGATGCACGACCCGGCCGAGGGGCGCGAGGTGATCCTGCATGAGCCCACGGTCTGGATCGGCTCGCCCGCACACCAGGTCCACCGCCTCTCCCCCCTGCCCCTGGCGGTCTACCACCGGGGCTGCCACGTCCGTTCCTGGGCCGCCGCCGCTCTGGAGGCCATGGGCAGGCCCTACCGCATCGCCCTGTCCTCGCCCTCCATCTCGGCCATTCGGGCGGCGGTGCAGGCGGGATTGGCCGTGGCCCCTGTGCCCCGTTCCTCGGCCTCGCCGGAGCACCGCTTCCTGACCGCCGGGGACGGCCTGCCCGACCTGCCCGGCCTGACCACCGTGCTGCTCCGCTCGCACCAGCCCGCCGGCCCGTCCGACTCCCTGGCCGAGCACATCAAGCGGGCCTTCGCCCGCCACGCCTGA
- a CDS encoding ATP-dependent 6-phosphofructokinase: protein MPKGKKKSAKPELDTTISSLGEAKEKHPLGYCRFIDDSARATIQMTDQEVAGLADDETVTMDFELAGPREPIYFKPSKVKCAIVTCGGLCPGINDVIRSIVLEAHHSYDVAAVFGIRFGLQGFIPSYGHDVMELDPATVSGIHQFGGTVLGSSRGPQSAEDIVDALERMNISQLFVIGGDGTMKAAQAIQDEVEKRGLTIAVIGIPKTIDNDINFITRSFGFDTAVEQATEAIRCAHNEAEGAVNGIGMVKLMGRHSGFIAAQSVLALKEVNFVLVPEYPFELEGKRGFLPALYDRLNKRGHAVIVVAEGSGQHLCPHSGEKDASGNVRLGDICSVLRSSIDDYLKQRKTRYTLKFIDPSYIIRSVPANSNDRVYCGFLGQSAVHAAMAGRTGMVVGKIQDRYVHLPFHLVTSKRKQLNIRSDYWRAVIESTGQKHIGPDPAACPVD from the coding sequence ATGCCCAAGGGAAAGAAAAAGAGCGCCAAGCCCGAACTCGACACCACCATCTCCAGCCTCGGCGAGGCCAAGGAGAAACACCCGCTTGGCTACTGCCGGTTCATCGACGACTCCGCCCGCGCCACCATCCAGATGACCGACCAGGAGGTGGCCGGACTGGCCGACGACGAGACCGTAACCATGGACTTCGAACTGGCCGGGCCGCGCGAGCCCATCTACTTCAAGCCCTCCAAGGTCAAGTGCGCCATCGTCACCTGCGGCGGCCTCTGTCCCGGCATCAACGACGTCATCCGCTCCATCGTCCTGGAGGCCCACCACAGCTACGACGTGGCCGCGGTCTTCGGCATCCGCTTCGGCCTGCAAGGCTTCATCCCCTCCTACGGGCACGACGTCATGGAACTCGACCCCGCCACCGTCTCCGGCATCCACCAGTTCGGCGGCACCGTGCTGGGCTCCTCGCGCGGGCCGCAATCCGCCGAGGACATCGTGGACGCTCTGGAGCGCATGAACATCTCCCAGCTCTTCGTCATCGGCGGCGACGGCACCATGAAGGCCGCCCAGGCCATTCAGGACGAGGTGGAAAAACGCGGCCTGACCATCGCCGTCATCGGCATCCCCAAGACCATCGACAACGACATCAACTTCATCACCCGCTCCTTCGGCTTCGACACCGCGGTGGAGCAGGCCACCGAGGCCATCCGCTGCGCCCACAACGAGGCCGAGGGCGCGGTCAACGGCATCGGCATGGTCAAGCTCATGGGGCGGCACTCCGGCTTCATCGCCGCCCAGTCCGTGCTGGCTCTCAAAGAGGTCAACTTCGTCCTGGTGCCGGAATACCCCTTCGAACTGGAAGGCAAGCGCGGCTTCCTGCCCGCACTCTACGACCGGCTGAACAAACGCGGCCACGCCGTCATCGTGGTGGCCGAAGGCTCCGGGCAGCACCTTTGCCCGCATTCCGGTGAAAAGGACGCCTCGGGCAACGTGCGCCTGGGCGACATCTGCTCCGTGCTCCGCTCCTCCATCGACGACTACCTCAAGCAACGCAAGACCCGCTACACACTCAAGTTCATCGACCCCAGCTACATCATCCGCTCCGTGCCGGCCAACTCCAACGACCGCGTCTACTGCGGCTTCCTCGGCCAGTCCGCCGTACACGCGGCCATGGCGGGCAGAACCGGCATGGTGGTGGGCAAGATCCAGGACCGCTACGTCCACCTGCCCTTCCACCTCGTCACCTCAAAGCGCAAACAGCTCAACATCCGCTCCGACTACTGGCGGGCGGTCATCGAATCCACCGGACAGAAACACATCGGCCCCGACCCAGCCGCCTGCCCCGTGGATTGA
- a CDS encoding MotE family protein produces the protein MLSRLFQALLVLAVFKLAAFAAVGMGFFDGTHLPKVEVSGDMTPDMAASGIGQKADPAAKPKDSGKKAPSVADSGSNAVVRALSPKEALAQDQGGQDEQGGQQEQSGEVPPDWDALQRKEEQLKRREESLRTLEKEVDAKLERVQRIQADIKQMIEEAKSIRDRKFKHLIDVYSSMKAQNAAQALSKLDEDTAVKILAGMRGRSAGEILNNVAPEKAARLSEALTEMQIPFQDQ, from the coding sequence CCCTGCTGGTCCTGGCGGTCTTCAAGCTGGCGGCTTTCGCCGCCGTGGGAATGGGCTTCTTCGACGGCACCCACCTGCCCAAGGTGGAGGTGTCCGGGGACATGACCCCGGACATGGCCGCCTCCGGGATCGGTCAAAAAGCCGACCCGGCCGCGAAGCCCAAGGATTCTGGCAAGAAAGCCCCTTCCGTGGCGGACTCCGGTTCCAACGCCGTCGTGCGCGCCCTCTCGCCCAAGGAAGCCCTGGCCCAGGACCAGGGCGGCCAGGACGAACAAGGCGGCCAACAGGAGCAATCCGGCGAGGTGCCCCCGGACTGGGATGCCCTGCAACGCAAGGAAGAGCAGCTCAAGCGCCGCGAGGAATCCCTGCGCACCCTGGAAAAGGAAGTGGACGCCAAGCTGGAGCGGGTGCAGCGCATCCAGGCCGACATCAAGCAGATGATCGAAGAGGCCAAGTCCATCCGCGACCGCAAGTTCAAGCATCTCATCGACGTCTATTCCTCCATGAAGGCGCAGAACGCCGCCCAGGCCCTGAGCAAGCTGGACGAGGACACCGCCGTCAAGATTCTGGCCGGAATGCGCGGCCGCTCGGCCGGGGAGATCCTCAACAACGTGGCCCCGGAAAAGGCCGCCCGCCTGTCCGAGGCCCTGACCGAGATGCAGATTCCCTTCCAGGACCAGTAA
- the truA gene encoding tRNA pseudouridine(38-40) synthase TruA has protein sequence MPRIKLTLAYMGSRFQGWQSQPGGNTVQDILARALSRICDQPVRVRGAGRTDAGVHALGQVAHFDAPENRTGLDWRLAANALLPRAVNVVRAEEVDPEFHAQYHAVAKTYAYHLWLERGWCLPQRRPFVWTCGPLDVEAMKASADSLIGRRDFRSFMNVGNPVNSTVRTLHSIDFATEPAALAEDMPDELVLRFTADGFLKQMVRNMVGLLVEAGRGKVSPGDVRSVCEAEDRSAGALCAPAHGLCLQRVHYGQD, from the coding sequence ATGCCCCGCATCAAACTGACCCTGGCCTACATGGGCTCCCGCTTCCAGGGCTGGCAGTCCCAGCCCGGCGGCAACACCGTGCAGGACATCCTGGCCCGCGCCTTGTCCCGCATCTGCGACCAGCCCGTGCGAGTGCGCGGTGCCGGACGCACCGACGCCGGGGTTCACGCCCTGGGTCAGGTGGCCCACTTCGACGCCCCGGAGAACCGGACCGGGCTGGACTGGCGGCTGGCGGCCAACGCCCTGCTGCCCCGCGCGGTGAACGTGGTGCGGGCCGAGGAAGTGGACCCGGAGTTCCACGCCCAGTACCACGCCGTGGCCAAGACCTACGCCTACCACCTGTGGCTGGAGCGCGGCTGGTGCTTGCCCCAACGCCGCCCTTTCGTCTGGACCTGCGGCCCGCTGGACGTGGAGGCCATGAAAGCTTCCGCCGACAGCCTCATCGGCCGCCGCGACTTCCGCTCCTTCATGAACGTGGGCAACCCGGTCAATTCCACGGTGCGCACCCTGCACTCCATCGACTTCGCCACGGAGCCCGCCGCCCTGGCCGAGGACATGCCGGACGAGCTGGTCCTGCGCTTCACCGCGGACGGCTTTTTGAAACAGATGGTGCGCAACATGGTGGGACTACTGGTGGAAGCGGGGCGGGGTAAAGTATCCCCCGGGGATGTCCGATCCGTTTGCGAGGCCGAGGATCGTTCGGCCGGGGCCCTGTGCGCCCCGGCGCACGGCCTGTGCCTGCAACGGGTCCACTATGGTCAGGATTGA
- a CDS encoding carboxymuconolactone decarboxylase family protein, with protein MRRPKMAPGRRPALRGLSDHLLHDLGLIEERGRILHAAPNPNATKKPGGTPVESQTKAHQDIHDSFRDYLKHMPGWAEAYHDMASESYKDGEVPAVTKRLMALCAALTHGCQGCILFQTQHALDLGATPGQIMETCAVAASLGGTMAAAETAKVMRFMREKELV; from the coding sequence ATGCGCCGCCCAAAGATGGCCCCAGGCCGCCGACCCGCCCTGCGAGGGCTTTCCGACCACCTTCTGCACGACCTCGGGCTCATCGAGGAGCGCGGCCGCATCCTCCATGCCGCACCCAACCCCAACGCCACCAAAAAACCGGGAGGTACCCCAGTGGAATCCCAAACCAAAGCCCACCAGGACATTCACGACAGCTTCCGCGACTACCTGAAGCACATGCCCGGCTGGGCGGAAGCCTACCACGACATGGCCTCCGAATCGTACAAGGACGGCGAGGTCCCGGCCGTGACAAAACGCCTCATGGCCCTGTGCGCCGCCCTCACCCATGGCTGCCAGGGGTGCATCCTCTTCCAGACCCAGCACGCCCTGGACCTGGGTGCCACGCCCGGCCAGATCATGGAAACCTGCGCCGTGGCCGCCTCCCTCGGCGGCACTATGGCCGCCGCGGAGACAGCCAAGGTCATGCGCTTCATGCGGGAAAAAGAACTGGTCTAA
- the lepB gene encoding signal peptidase I: protein MSRSLKLIKEYAEALFIALLLALFIRTFVVQAFKIPSGSMLQTLQVGDHLLVNKFIYGVKIPFTGQTLIPIDDPGFQDVIVFGFPGQPTGGGAGVFDEDNVQVRGGVGGKDFIKRIIGLPGDTIEVRDKQVYRNGKPLDEPYVQHTDPRVLPRRDNMGPVNVPDGHYFVMGDNRDESYDSRFWGFVPRENIKGEALFLYWSWGSEGPMDVRWNRLGDWVE, encoded by the coding sequence GTGAGCCGATCGCTCAAGCTCATCAAGGAATACGCCGAGGCGCTCTTCATCGCGCTTCTGTTGGCCCTGTTCATCCGCACCTTCGTGGTGCAGGCCTTCAAGATCCCCTCCGGCTCCATGCTGCAGACCCTGCAGGTGGGGGACCACCTGCTGGTGAACAAATTCATCTACGGGGTGAAAATCCCCTTCACCGGCCAAACGCTCATCCCCATCGACGACCCCGGGTTCCAGGACGTCATCGTCTTCGGCTTCCCCGGCCAGCCCACCGGCGGCGGGGCCGGGGTGTTCGACGAGGACAATGTGCAGGTGCGCGGCGGCGTGGGCGGCAAGGACTTCATCAAGCGCATCATCGGCCTGCCCGGCGACACCATCGAGGTGCGCGACAAGCAGGTGTACCGCAACGGCAAGCCGCTGGACGAGCCCTACGTGCAGCACACCGACCCCCGCGTGCTGCCCCGGCGCGACAACATGGGGCCGGTCAACGTGCCGGACGGCCACTATTTCGTCATGGGCGACAACCGCGACGAGTCCTACGACTCGCGGTTCTGGGGCTTCGTGCCGCGCGAGAACATCAAGGGCGAGGCGCTTTTCCTCTACTGGTCCTGGGGTTCGGAAGGCCCCATGGACGTGCGCTGGAACCGCCTGGGCGACTGGGTGGAGTAA